From Rana temporaria chromosome 7, aRanTem1.1, whole genome shotgun sequence, the proteins below share one genomic window:
- the LOC120946276 gene encoding splicing factor, proline- and glutamine-rich-like: MEETPRHVPPASPVKLQAVVPPLPAQSDFVEVDLNSPRPPWGVVVPPAGSGDHLLPPQNFYPPGSHNAKVASNPELSKPSAPIRRSHKVETSADPPQPREGPPRGEGRDQTSGGKFTPNI; the protein is encoded by the exons ATGGAGGAGACCCCGCGCCACGTGCCTCCCGCCTCCCCAG TGAAGCTTCAGGCCGTCGTGCCTCCATTGCCCGCTCAGTCAGACTTTGTGGAGGTTGACTTGAACTCTCCTCGGCCTCCATGGGGTGTCGTGGTTCCTCCTGCAGGGTCTGGAGATCATCTTCTTCCTCCTCAGAACTTTTACCCCCCCGGGAGCCACAATGCCAAGGTGGCCTCAAATCCAGAACTTTCCAAACCCTCGGCACCAATCAGAAGATCCCACAAGGTGGAAACCTCCGCTGACCCCCCTCAGCCCAGAGAAGGTCCTCCAAGGGGTGAAGGACGAGACCAGACAAGTGGCGGTAAGTTCACCCCAAACATTTAG